In Methanosphaera sp. ISO3-F5, a genomic segment contains:
- the rpsB gene encoding 30S ribosomal protein S2, with protein MSELLIPLDKYLAAGLHIGTQQKTKDMEKYIYRVRADGLHVLDVKSSNDKILIAAKLLSKYDPDDVLVVSTRQYGQAPVKKFGEVTGCKTIPGRFIPGTLTNPRYSKFIEPKLLVVTDPRSDSQAVIEARQNGIPVVALCDTENLLSNVDVAIPVNNKGRKAIALVYWLLARQVLRNRGILNSDEEFDLEPTDFELKI; from the coding sequence ATGTCTGAATTATTAATACCATTAGATAAGTACCTTGCAGCAGGTTTACACATAGGTACTCAACAAAAAACTAAAGATATGGAAAAATACATATACAGAGTAAGAGCAGATGGTCTTCACGTATTAGATGTAAAAAGCAGTAATGATAAAATTCTCATTGCAGCAAAATTATTATCAAAATATGATCCTGATGATGTGCTCGTAGTAAGTACAAGACAGTATGGTCAAGCACCTGTAAAAAAATTCGGTGAAGTAACTGGTTGTAAAACAATTCCTGGAAGATTTATTCCTGGTACACTTACAAACCCTAGATACTCAAAATTCATTGAACCTAAATTATTAGTTGTTACTGACCCACGTAGTGACTCACAAGCAGTTATTGAAGCAAGACAAAACGGTATTCCTGTTGTTGCATTATGTGATACAGAAAACCTTTTATCAAATGTTGATGTAGCTATACCTGTTAACAATAAAGGTAGAAAAGCTATTGCTTTAGTATACTGGTTACTTGCTAGACAAGTTTTAAGAAACAGAGGTATCTTAAATAGTGATGAAGAATTCGATTTAGAACCTACTGATTTCGAATTAAAAATATAA
- the pstC gene encoding phosphate ABC transporter permease subunit PstC codes for MLNEEIIMEKTIFITTILSAIMMILIIGFIITESIPAIKEIGMINFILGSVWKPEANQYGILPMIISTIILVITTLIIAIPLSLGCSIFITQYSNKYLNKIMIPALQTLTGIPSVVYGFFGLIVISPIVRTYLGGEGFNFITASIILSIMIMPTIITLSCDSLNSISQSYKESSLALGATKWQTIKNVLLPLASPGILTGIILAIGRIIGESIAVIMIAGNVAQIPDSLTSPFRSLTSNIALEMGYAIDLHYDALFLTGTVLLIVMLLLIMLTYRIKMKLEVKGVA; via the coding sequence ATGTTGAATGAAGAAATAATAATGGAAAAAACAATATTCATAACAACAATACTCAGCGCAATTATGATGATACTAATAATAGGATTCATCATAACCGAATCAATACCCGCAATAAAAGAAATAGGAATGATAAACTTCATCCTAGGAAGTGTATGGAAACCCGAAGCCAACCAGTACGGAATACTGCCAATGATAATAAGTACAATAATACTCGTAATCACCACACTAATCATAGCAATACCATTATCATTAGGGTGTTCAATATTCATCACACAATACTCAAACAAATACCTGAACAAGATAATGATACCAGCACTACAAACATTAACAGGAATACCATCAGTAGTTTATGGATTCTTCGGACTAATAGTAATAAGTCCAATAGTCAGAACATACCTTGGAGGAGAAGGATTTAATTTCATCACAGCCTCAATAATCCTGTCAATAATGATAATGCCAACAATAATAACATTAAGCTGTGACTCCCTAAACTCAATAAGTCAATCCTATAAGGAATCCTCCTTAGCATTGGGAGCAACAAAATGGCAAACAATAAAGAACGTTCTCCTCCCACTGGCAAGTCCAGGAATACTTACAGGAATAATACTTGCAATTGGAAGAATAATTGGTGAAAGCATAGCAGTAATTATGATAGCAGGAAATGTGGCACAAATACCAGATTCTCTTACAAGCCCGTTCAGGAGCTTAACATCAAATATTGCACTAGAAATGGGTTATGCTATTGATTTACATTATGATGCATTATTCTTAACAGGAACAGTACTGTTAATAGTCATGTTATTACTTATTATGTTAACATATAGAATTAAAATGAAATTAGAAGTTAAAGGTGTTGCATGA
- a CDS encoding 50S ribosomal protein L13, whose product MVTIIDGEGLVLGRLASTVSKRLLNGEEITIINAEKIIISGNKDFLYARYKQRVDRASISNPRDLGPKYPRRPDDIFRRTVRGMIPYRKAHGRTAYKNLKVNVGVPKELEGQEVVEVKEAQPKNIQKSMELGTISKLLGAKF is encoded by the coding sequence ATGGTAACAATTATTGATGGAGAAGGATTAGTACTTGGAAGACTAGCAAGTACAGTCAGTAAAAGACTCTTAAACGGTGAAGAAATCACCATTATTAATGCTGAAAAAATAATCATCTCTGGTAACAAGGATTTTCTCTACGCTAGATACAAACAAAGAGTAGACAGAGCAAGTATCTCAAACCCAAGAGACTTAGGTCCAAAATACCCAAGAAGACCAGATGATATATTCAGAAGAACAGTTAGAGGAATGATTCCTTACAGAAAAGCTCACGGAAGAACAGCATACAAAAACTTAAAAGTAAACGTAGGCGTTCCAAAAGAGTTAGAAGGACAAGAAGTAGTGGAAGTTAAAGAAGCACAACCTAAAAATATTCAGAAAAGTATGGAATTAGGTACAATTTCTAAATTATTAGGTGCTAAATTTTAA
- a CDS encoding universal stress protein encodes MYKRILLTSDGSKNAEAAIKHALQIASDEKAELVLLHVVDRRHLTNIQKEDYGKYKTVEEYSEKVLNEFEEKVLKVAEIQEQSNVKIRKMALSGKPCDVIIDLCKKENIDMIVISNSGKGAVDRFLLGSVTEKIIREAPVPVFVIPANKE; translated from the coding sequence ATGTATAAAAGAATTTTATTAACTAGTGACGGATCAAAAAATGCTGAAGCAGCTATTAAACATGCACTTCAAATTGCTTCAGACGAAAAGGCTGAACTAGTTTTATTACATGTTGTGGATAGAAGACACTTAACCAATATTCAAAAAGAAGATTATGGTAAATATAAAACTGTTGAAGAATATAGTGAAAAGGTTTTAAATGAATTTGAAGAAAAAGTTCTGAAAGTAGCTGAAATTCAGGAACAGAGTAATGTAAAAATACGTAAAATGGCACTTAGTGGTAAACCTTGTGATGTTATAATTGATTTATGTAAAAAAGAGAATATTGACATGATTGTAATTTCTAATAGTGGTAAAGGTGCTGTTGACAGATTTTTATTAGGTAGTGTTACTGAGAAAATTATCAGGGAAGCTCCAGTACCTGTTTTTGTTATTCCAGCTAATAAAGAATAA
- the pstB gene encoding phosphate ABC transporter ATP-binding protein PstB: protein MSEILNVRDLNTYFDDKQILKDVNTSFLKNKVTALIGPSGCGKSTFLRSINRMNDLTKSFRLSGEILFDGKNIYDDDVDVISLRKKIGMVFQKATPFSKSIYENVAYGLRVQGVSDEDVIRERVVSSLRSAALWDEVQDDLDKSALKLSGGQQQRLCIARTIAVNPEIVLMDEPCSALDPVSTRRIEDLIFDLKKEYTIIIVTHNMQQAKRVSDYTTFFLDGCLVESDITSTIFSNPRFDKTLDYINGKFG, encoded by the coding sequence ATGAGTGAAATATTGAATGTAAGGGATTTGAACACATATTTTGATGATAAGCAAATTTTAAAGGATGTGAACACTTCTTTTTTGAAGAATAAGGTAACGGCTTTGATTGGTCCTTCTGGTTGTGGTAAGTCCACGTTTCTTAGAAGTATTAATCGGATGAATGATTTAACTAAGTCTTTTAGGCTGTCTGGTGAAATATTGTTTGATGGTAAAAATATTTATGATGATGATGTTGATGTTATTTCTTTAAGAAAGAAGATTGGAATGGTTTTTCAGAAGGCTACTCCTTTTAGTAAGAGTATTTATGAGAATGTTGCTTATGGTTTGAGGGTGCAGGGTGTTAGTGATGAGGATGTTATCAGAGAACGGGTTGTTTCTAGTTTAAGGTCTGCTGCCTTGTGGGATGAGGTGCAGGATGACCTTGATAAGTCTGCTTTAAAGTTGTCTGGTGGTCAGCAGCAACGTTTATGTATTGCACGGACTATTGCTGTGAATCCTGAGATTGTGTTGATGGATGAGCCTTGTTCTGCTTTGGATCCTGTTTCGACCAGGAGGATTGAGGATTTGATTTTTGATCTTAAAAAGGAGTATACTATTATTATTGTTACTCATAATATGCAGCAGGCAAAACGGGTTTCTGATTACACTACATTCTTTTTGGATGGGTGCTTGGTTGAAAGTGATATTACGAGCACTATTTTTAGTAATCCTCGTTTTGATAAGACTTTGGATTATATTAATGGTAAGTTTGGTTAA
- the pstA gene encoding phosphate ABC transporter permease PstA, which translates to MNTYKQTDNIMKILFSITGLITLLILVIITGYILIKGIPHISLEFILEKPIDSGINGGILPMIVSTVYVSILAILFALPVSLFTAVYLNEYNMSNKLSTMIHFCLDILASLPSIVYGLFGLVFFVDFLNLGWCILSAALTLTVMIIPTVTRTTEVSLLRINQHVKESSMALGASKWQTIKNIVIPSALPGILTGVILGLGRSIQETAVILFTVGSATNIPLSAFDPGRPLTLHLYILATEGISLDKTYATACILILLIFVITIVTNLLINRYERKIMGE; encoded by the coding sequence ATGAATACGTATAAACAAACAGACAATATAATGAAAATACTTTTTTCAATAACGGGTCTTATCACTTTACTAATACTGGTAATAATTACAGGTTATATTCTAATAAAAGGCATACCTCATATTTCACTTGAATTTATCCTAGAAAAGCCTATAGATTCAGGAATAAATGGTGGAATATTACCAATGATAGTGTCAACAGTTTATGTTTCAATTTTAGCAATATTATTTGCATTACCTGTTTCATTATTCACTGCAGTTTATTTGAATGAATATAATATGAGTAATAAATTATCAACAATGATCCATTTCTGTCTGGATATCCTGGCATCATTACCATCTATTGTATATGGTTTGTTTGGACTGGTATTTTTTGTTGATTTTCTTAATCTTGGTTGGTGTATATTATCTGCAGCTCTGACTTTGACTGTTATGATTATTCCAACTGTTACTCGTACAACCGAGGTGTCATTATTAAGAATTAATCAGCATGTTAAGGAATCTTCTATGGCATTGGGTGCTTCAAAATGGCAGACAATTAAGAATATTGTTATACCCTCTGCTCTCCCTGGTATTTTAACTGGTGTGATTTTAGGTTTGGGAAGGTCTATTCAGGAAACTGCTGTGATATTGTTTACTGTTGGAAGTGCTACTAACATTCCATTATCAGCTTTTGATCCTGGAAGGCCATTAACACTTCATTTGTATATTCTTGCTACGGAGGGTATTAGTTTAGATAAGACTTATGCCACGGCATGTATTTTGATATTGTTGATTTTTGTTATTACAATTGTTACTAATTTATTGATTAACAGGTATGAAAGGAAGATAATGGGTGAATAA
- a CDS encoding metalloregulator ArsR/SmtB family transcription factor, producing MNIQNNIYESDEGTCDINVIHKASVENAKNALLDQDTYMELAETFKLFGNPTRLKILSLLTKEDLCVCDISEALGMSQSAVSHQLRILRERNLVKYMKEGKQARYSLADDHVIGILNIGIEHVLE from the coding sequence ATGAATATTCAAAACAATATCTATGAAAGTGATGAAGGAACATGTGACATAAATGTCATACACAAAGCATCGGTAGAAAATGCAAAAAATGCACTACTAGACCAGGATACATACATGGAACTAGCCGAAACATTCAAACTATTCGGAAACCCAACAAGACTAAAAATATTATCCTTACTAACAAAAGAAGACCTATGCGTATGTGACATCAGCGAAGCACTAGGCATGAGCCAATCAGCAGTATCACACCAACTAAGAATACTAAGAGAAAGAAACCTTGTAAAATACATGAAAGAAGGAAAACAGGCAAGATACTCATTAGCTGACGACCACGTAATAGGAATTCTAAACATAGGAATAGAACATGTCCTAGAATAA
- a CDS encoding DNA-directed RNA polymerase subunit N, with product MLLVRCFSCGKVISASFDEFKERTENGESPNDVLDDLGITKYCCRRMFISHVDVW from the coding sequence ATGTTACTCGTAAGATGTTTTTCGTGTGGAAAAGTTATCTCAGCAAGTTTTGATGAATTTAAGGAAAGAACAGAAAATGGTGAAAGTCCAAACGATGTTCTAGATGATCTTGGAATTACAAAATATTGTTGTAGAAGAATGTTCATATCACATGTAGATGTATGGTAA
- a CDS encoding histone family protein codes for MAELPIAPVKRILKNAGAERISDDAAIELANLLEEEGEQIAARATKLAKHAGRKTITADDVKLAL; via the coding sequence ATGGCAGAATTACCAATTGCACCAGTTAAAAGAATATTAAAAAATGCAGGTGCTGAAAGAATAAGTGATGACGCAGCAATAGAACTTGCAAACCTTCTTGAAGAAGAAGGAGAACAAATTGCAGCAAGAGCAACAAAACTTGCTAAACATGCTGGTCGTAAAACTATCACAGCTGATGATGTTAAATTAGCATTATAA
- a CDS encoding EFR1 family ferrodoxin (N-terminal region resembles flavodoxins. C-terminal ferrodoxin region binds two 4Fe-4S clusters.) gives MIIYFSATGNNQHIANTIAQHLNDKKESIIQLDKKEQYTITLEDNEKLGIIIPTYFLGLPSYVEEYLSKTRIIPAKNNYIYIISTYGTSPGYSTGYIKEYLEEQNIPTHAQYTIKMPDTWTPFFDVSNKQKNNTINDNAQRQTEQIITMIKERKQGKYTKNTLPKIIANIAQLMYDRQRKTSNLKVDNTCNKCGTCAENCPINAITVNDDKIEWVTERCVMCLRCLHKCPQFAIQYKNMTRKHGQYINPHIKTLD, from the coding sequence ATGATCATATACTTCTCAGCAACAGGAAACAACCAACACATAGCAAACACAATAGCACAACACCTAAACGATAAAAAAGAATCAATAATACAACTAGACAAGAAAGAACAATACACTATCACATTAGAAGATAACGAAAAACTGGGAATAATAATTCCAACATACTTCCTTGGACTACCAAGTTATGTGGAAGAATACCTTTCAAAAACAAGGATAATACCGGCAAAAAATAACTACATATACATTATAAGCACGTATGGTACAAGCCCAGGATACTCCACAGGATACATAAAAGAATACCTAGAAGAACAAAACATACCCACACACGCACAATATACCATAAAAATGCCAGACACATGGACACCCTTTTTTGACGTGTCAAACAAACAAAAGAATAACACTATAAATGATAATGCACAAAGACAAACCGAACAGATAATAACAATGATAAAGGAACGAAAACAAGGAAAATACACTAAGAACACATTACCAAAAATAATTGCAAACATAGCACAATTAATGTATGACAGGCAAAGAAAAACAAGTAATCTTAAAGTAGATAACACATGCAACAAGTGTGGAACCTGTGCAGAGAACTGTCCAATAAACGCAATAACAGTAAATGATGATAAGATAGAATGGGTAACAGAAAGATGTGTTATGTGTCTCAGATGTCTGCATAAATGTCCACAATTTGCAATACAATACAAGAATATGACCAGAAAACATGGACAATACATAAACCCACACATAAAAACATTAGACTAA
- a CDS encoding DNA-directed RNA polymerase subunit K yields the protein MQSRKDTRFEKARLIGSRALQISMGATPMVEFQPDEDTIKIAIREYEEGVLPLDAVVKDEYK from the coding sequence ATGCAATCTAGAAAAGATACAAGATTTGAAAAAGCTAGATTAATTGGATCACGAGCACTTCAAATTTCAATGGGTGCAACACCAATGGTTGAATTCCAACCAGACGAAGACACAATTAAAATAGCCATACGTGAATATGAGGAAGGAGTACTTCCATTAGATGCAGTAGTTAAAGATGAATACAAATAA
- a CDS encoding indolepyruvate ferredoxin oxidoreductase subunit alpha — translation MDISINYDKCNNIGCLECLDICPMDVFDLIAERLVYDISKCVGCLACQEVCAYDAIRVLY, via the coding sequence ATGGATATTAGTATAAACTATGATAAGTGTAATAACATAGGTTGTCTTGAATGCCTGGACATTTGTCCTATGGATGTCTTTGATTTAATCGCAGAGCGTTTAGTTTATGATATTTCTAAGTGTGTAGGATGTCTGGCATGTCAGGAAGTATGTGCTTATGATGCTATCAGGGTTTTATATTAA
- the amrB gene encoding AmmeMemoRadiSam system protein B: MIREPCVSGLFYESDKDLLIGQIKKYFEKTDNKDDAHLDNVVSCVVPHAGYVYSGLTASYTFSELCCHDLPDTFIILGPNHTGFGTNIDVCSYSGWETPLGVVDVDTEFVEELLNVDDNVVVDNAAHMREHSIEVELPFIQYICGSHSFRIVPIVISRQVPELCENLARSLDKVMSKLGRKCVVVASTDLTHYEDVDTALFLDAKVMKSVESMCMDDMVNDIVDYDITMCGYGPVITAVTLAKLQDYDRSIVLNHSTSGDVSGDYDSVVGYMSAVIGK, encoded by the coding sequence ATGATACGTGAACCTTGTGTGTCTGGTCTTTTTTATGAGTCTGATAAGGATTTGCTGATTGGTCAGATTAAGAAATATTTTGAAAAAACTGATAATAAGGATGATGCTCATTTAGATAATGTTGTTAGTTGTGTAGTGCCCCATGCTGGTTATGTTTATTCGGGTTTAACCGCTTCTTATACTTTTAGTGAATTGTGTTGTCATGATTTACCTGATACTTTTATTATTTTAGGTCCTAATCATACTGGTTTTGGTACTAATATTGATGTTTGCAGTTATTCTGGATGGGAAACTCCTCTTGGTGTTGTTGATGTTGACACTGAGTTTGTTGAGGAGTTGTTGAATGTTGATGATAATGTTGTTGTTGATAATGCTGCTCATATGAGGGAGCATAGTATTGAGGTTGAGCTTCCTTTTATTCAGTATATTTGTGGTAGTCATAGTTTTAGGATTGTTCCTATTGTTATTAGCAGGCAAGTGCCTGAGTTGTGTGAGAATTTGGCTCGTAGTTTGGATAAGGTTATGTCTAAGTTGGGTCGTAAGTGTGTTGTTGTTGCCAGTACTGATTTAACTCATTATGAGGATGTTGATACTGCATTGTTCCTTGATGCTAAGGTTATGAAATCTGTTGAGTCTATGTGTATGGATGATATGGTAAATGATATTGTTGATTATGATATTACAATGTGTGGTTATGGGCCTGTTATTACTGCTGTTACTTTGGCTAAACTGCAGGATTATGATAGGAGTATTGTTTTAAATCATAGTACTAGTGGTGATGTATCTGGTGACTATGATTCTGTTGTGGGTTATATGTCTGCTGTTATAGGTAAATAA
- a CDS encoding 30S ribosomal protein S9 translates to MSKVVHTSGKRKTAIARGTVREGTGKVRINRKPVELYNPELARLKIFEPLELAGDMVNSVDINVRVVGGGVMGQAEAARMVIAKGLVEYFGDINLKDRYVQYDRTMLVGDPRRTESKKFGGPGARARKQKSYR, encoded by the coding sequence ATGAGTAAAGTAGTACACACTAGTGGAAAAAGAAAAACCGCTATTGCTAGAGGTACAGTAAGAGAAGGAACTGGAAAAGTTAGAATTAACCGTAAACCAGTTGAATTATACAACCCAGAATTAGCAAGATTAAAAATATTCGAACCATTAGAATTAGCAGGTGACATGGTAAACTCTGTAGACATCAACGTAAGAGTAGTTGGTGGAGGAGTAATGGGCCAAGCAGAAGCTGCAAGAATGGTAATCGCTAAAGGTTTAGTAGAATACTTTGGTGACATCAACCTCAAAGACAGATATGTTCAATATGACAGAACAATGTTAGTAGGGGACCCACGTCGTACAGAATCCAAAAAATTCGGTGGACCAGGTGCAAGAGCTAGAAAACAAAAAAGTTACAGGTAA
- the dusB gene encoding tRNA dihydrouridine synthase DusB, whose translation MKWKIGNIKIKNQTVLAPMADICDHTYRKIIKNMNCGLLETEMIHTNSILNPDHKTKKKMKITQDEKPIAIQLLGKQPDKYKEASKYIEENIKPSIIDINMGCPVDKICQKAESGSGLLRKPELIRQIIEKTVDSVNIPVTAKIRSGWDQQHINATKIAKIIEEAGASAITVHPRTKTQQYSGKSDWNIIKQVKENVNIPVIGNGDIWTCYDAEKMLQETKCDAIMIGRGVLGNPWLIKQINNYLDHNKKPETITAQQKINMIKKHTELLLEEEKDEKIAIIKIRKHASYYIKKLPFNARIKEKIFQTNTKKELYTLLDNYLESIEKKENR comes from the coding sequence ATGAAATGGAAAATTGGTAACATAAAAATAAAAAACCAAACAGTACTAGCACCAATGGCAGACATATGCGACCACACATACAGAAAAATAATAAAAAACATGAACTGCGGACTACTAGAAACAGAAATGATACACACAAACTCCATACTAAACCCCGACCACAAAACAAAGAAAAAAATGAAAATAACACAAGACGAAAAACCAATAGCAATACAACTACTCGGAAAACAACCCGACAAATACAAAGAAGCATCCAAATACATAGAAGAAAACATAAAACCAAGCATAATAGACATCAACATGGGATGCCCCGTAGACAAAATATGCCAAAAAGCAGAATCAGGAAGCGGACTACTAAGAAAACCAGAACTAATAAGACAAATAATAGAAAAAACAGTAGACTCAGTAAACATACCAGTTACAGCAAAAATAAGAAGCGGATGGGACCAACAACACATCAACGCAACAAAAATAGCAAAAATAATAGAAGAAGCAGGAGCAAGTGCAATAACAGTACATCCACGGACAAAAACACAACAATACTCCGGAAAATCAGACTGGAACATAATAAAACAAGTGAAAGAAAATGTAAACATACCAGTCATCGGAAACGGAGACATATGGACATGCTACGATGCAGAAAAAATGCTCCAAGAAACAAAATGTGATGCAATAATGATAGGACGAGGAGTACTAGGAAACCCATGGCTAATAAAACAAATAAACAACTACCTAGACCATAACAAAAAACCAGAAACAATAACAGCACAACAAAAAATAAACATGATCAAAAAACACACAGAACTATTACTAGAAGAAGAAAAAGATGAAAAAATAGCCATAATAAAAATCAGAAAACACGCATCATACTACATAAAAAAACTACCATTCAATGCAAGAATCAAAGAAAAAATATTTCAAACAAACACAAAAAAAGAATTATACACATTACTAGATAACTATCTAGAATCAATAGAAAAAAAGGAAAATAGATAA
- the eno gene encoding phosphopyruvate hydratase, with the protein MDSVIEDVRLRKIIDSRGNPTVEADILTWNGFGRAAAPSGASTGVNEVASFPEGGVDQVIAEVEDLISSEIIGMEAEDLREIDTVLKEIDGTDNFSTIGGNTAVAVSMATAKAAASSYNLPLYKFLGGIMPVSIPYPLGNMINGGAHAGTNAPDIQEFLVIPVGATSIIEAMETNINVHRRIKEKIQATDSTFTGGKGDEGGWAPNLTNEQALEIQTSSCTEITDETGVEVRPGLDVASSEFWNEKEQKYIYEREGASRTVEEQIDYIADLVDTYKFFYVEDPIQENDFEAFAELTAKSGKYCLICGDDLFVTNPEILAKGIEAKAANSLIIKPNQIGTLTDTYNSIQLAKANKYVPVVSHRSGETTDETIAHIAVAFNAPIIKTGAAGGERIAKLNELVRIEEELPNPKMADL; encoded by the coding sequence ATGGATAGTGTAATTGAAGACGTACGATTAAGAAAAATTATAGATAGTAGAGGAAATCCAACCGTTGAAGCAGACATATTAACATGGAACGGATTCGGTAGAGCTGCAGCACCTAGTGGAGCAAGTACAGGAGTAAACGAAGTTGCATCCTTCCCTGAAGGTGGAGTAGACCAAGTAATAGCTGAAGTAGAAGACTTAATATCATCAGAAATTATTGGAATGGAAGCAGAAGATCTAAGAGAAATAGACACAGTACTAAAAGAAATTGATGGTACAGACAACTTCTCAACAATAGGTGGAAACACAGCAGTAGCAGTATCCATGGCTACAGCAAAAGCAGCAGCTTCAAGTTATAACTTACCATTATACAAATTCCTAGGTGGAATAATGCCTGTATCAATTCCATACCCACTAGGAAACATGATAAATGGTGGAGCACACGCTGGTACAAACGCACCTGATATACAGGAATTCCTAGTTATCCCAGTAGGAGCAACCAGCATAATAGAAGCAATGGAAACAAACATTAACGTCCACAGAAGAATAAAAGAAAAAATCCAAGCAACTGACAGTACATTTACTGGAGGTAAAGGAGACGAAGGTGGATGGGCACCAAACCTTACCAATGAACAAGCATTAGAAATACAAACTAGTTCATGTACAGAAATAACTGATGAAACAGGAGTAGAAGTAAGACCAGGATTAGATGTTGCAAGTAGTGAATTCTGGAACGAAAAAGAACAAAAATACATCTATGAACGTGAAGGTGCTTCAAGAACTGTTGAAGAACAAATTGATTACATTGCTGACTTAGTAGATACATACAAATTCTTCTATGTAGAAGACCCAATTCAAGAAAATGATTTCGAAGCATTTGCAGAATTAACAGCAAAATCAGGTAAATATTGTTTAATCTGTGGAGACGACTTATTTGTAACCAACCCTGAAATTCTTGCAAAAGGTATTGAAGCAAAAGCAGCAAATTCCTTAATCATTAAACCTAACCAGATAGGTACATTAACAGATACTTATAACTCTATCCAATTAGCAAAAGCAAACAAATATGTTCCTGTAGTATCACATAGATCTGGTGAAACTACTGATGAAACAATTGCACACATAGCAGTAGCATTCAATGCACCAATTATTAAAACTGGAGCAGCTGGTGGAGAAAGAATTGCAAAACTTAATGAATTAGTCAGAATCGAAGAAGAATTACCAAATCCTAAGATGGCTGATTTATAA